In Fibrobacter sp. UWH4, a single genomic region encodes these proteins:
- a CDS encoding LrgB family protein: MNEIVNSPLFGILLSVTAFEIGVTISKKWKYSFLNPLLIANILIVGFLLATGISLESYNVGGDYISVLLSPATVVLAVPLYKQIAKLVKFWKPILAGIVAGSMTSMACVILVSKAIGLSDTLMLSLLPKSITIPMGSVVSEQIGGIPSVTIISIVVTGITGAVSAPAVCRFCRIKHKVAQGIAIGTASHALGTTKAMELGEIQGAMSSLSIGIAGLFTAVIAPIIVPWI, from the coding sequence ATGAACGAAATCGTCAATTCGCCCTTGTTCGGCATTCTCCTTTCCGTCACCGCTTTTGAAATCGGCGTTACTATCAGCAAAAAATGGAAGTATTCCTTCCTGAATCCGCTCCTGATAGCCAACATCCTTATCGTCGGATTTCTTCTGGCTACAGGGATCAGTCTCGAAAGCTACAATGTCGGCGGAGACTACATCTCGGTGCTGCTCTCGCCCGCAACGGTCGTACTCGCCGTCCCCCTCTACAAACAAATCGCCAAGCTCGTCAAATTCTGGAAGCCCATCCTCGCCGGAATTGTTGCCGGGAGCATGACTTCCATGGCGTGCGTCATCCTTGTCAGCAAGGCCATCGGCCTCAGCGACACCCTTATGCTTTCGCTGCTTCCCAAATCCATCACGATTCCCATGGGCTCCGTTGTTTCCGAGCAGATTGGCGGCATTCCCTCGGTAACCATCATCTCGATAGTCGTTACAGGAATCACGGGAGCCGTTTCCGCCCCAGCCGTCTGCAGGTTCTGCCGCATTAAGCACAAGGTGGCTCAGGGAATCGCTATCGGCACCGCAAGCCACGCCCTAGGAACCACCAAGGCGATGGAACTCGGCGAAATCCAAGGCGCCATGAGCAGCCTCTCTATAGGAATAGCGGGGCTATTCACCGCAGTGATAGCCCCGATCATAGTTCCGTGGATTTAA
- a CDS encoding nitroreductase family protein: MRFFSEKYHESIKLARKAKLPDLQWELQKGADVRYTGCNRIDVHRGEVPSFGYVSGDNLNPVGTFVVVRDRSIPDGVYAYDASGKSDAPDVVGQLARMGGKEDIKRIVSAFPDSDVAEDAPLLYIFTGHLERSVWRFREASYAQVMQDVGACAASVLLHAKSKGAKVFALGGFVDDEIAVVLNLSAAEVPLAALAVFPEYSETAFNSVDEGVGETAYSNRSEIETAGDETLSRYPSVFMLQNRVESIVDLSKCIRIRRLSAQALPGDEFPLTPAKYDVSQYLERLSDLEAVPQTFRPFKKVGLDLDDFSGLLRWLEVGQIHLFGAGLLKMWVIAFDVMFVYPGVYRYIPVRKSIYMQSGAVNEKKFAKCHAAPEEAENTAFALILTADLNESCNLLGERAYRYMNLNAGYMVQSLHLSSRMIRKSSRSERFFFHDDLRKLCDIPESESIIAEILVGKS; this comes from the coding sequence GTGCGCTTCTTTTCTGAAAAATACCATGAATCCATAAAGCTTGCCCGTAAGGCAAAGTTACCGGATTTGCAATGGGAGTTGCAGAAAGGGGCTGATGTTCGTTATACTGGATGTAACCGGATCGATGTTCATCGAGGTGAAGTTCCTTCTTTCGGCTATGTTTCGGGTGATAACCTGAATCCGGTTGGAACCTTTGTCGTGGTGCGTGACCGTTCTATTCCGGATGGAGTCTATGCCTACGATGCTTCGGGAAAAAGCGATGCTCCCGATGTGGTGGGACAGTTGGCCCGCATGGGTGGCAAGGAAGATATCAAGCGGATTGTGTCCGCGTTTCCGGATAGCGATGTCGCAGAAGACGCTCCGTTGCTCTACATTTTTACGGGGCATCTGGAACGATCCGTATGGCGGTTTCGCGAGGCCTCGTATGCCCAGGTGATGCAGGATGTGGGGGCGTGTGCCGCAAGCGTCCTTTTGCATGCCAAGTCCAAAGGTGCGAAGGTCTTTGCCCTGGGTGGGTTTGTCGATGACGAAATCGCGGTAGTCCTTAATTTGTCCGCAGCGGAGGTTCCGCTCGCGGCTTTGGCGGTTTTTCCGGAGTATAGCGAAACGGCTTTCAATTCCGTAGATGAAGGTGTCGGCGAAACGGCGTATTCCAACCGTAGCGAAATTGAAACCGCCGGTGACGAGACGCTTTCCCGTTATCCGTCGGTTTTTATGTTGCAGAATCGCGTCGAAAGTATCGTCGACCTTTCAAAATGCATTCGCATTCGCAGGCTTTCGGCGCAGGCTCTCCCCGGTGATGAATTTCCGCTGACTCCCGCCAAATACGATGTGTCGCAGTACCTAGAACGGCTTTCTGACTTGGAGGCGGTGCCGCAGACCTTTAGACCGTTCAAGAAAGTGGGACTCGACCTGGACGATTTTTCTGGGCTTTTGCGATGGCTGGAGGTGGGGCAGATTCATCTTTTCGGTGCGGGACTTCTGAAAATGTGGGTGATCGCCTTCGACGTGATGTTCGTCTATCCGGGAGTCTACCGTTATATCCCGGTGCGCAAGTCCATCTACATGCAGTCGGGTGCGGTTAACGAGAAAAAGTTCGCCAAGTGCCATGCGGCTCCGGAAGAGGCGGAAAATACGGCGTTTGCGCTCATCTTGACGGCGGACCTGAACGAGTCCTGCAATTTACTCGGTGAACGGGCTTACCGCTATATGAACCTTAATGCAGGGTATATGGTGCAGTCTTTGCATCTGTCTTCACGGATGATTCGGAAATCGTCCCGTAGTGAACGCTTCTTTTTCCACGATGATTTGCGGAAACTTTGCGACATCCCCGAAAGCGAAAGCATTATTGCCGAAATTCTTGTAGGAAAGTCATAA
- a CDS encoding CidA/LrgA family protein, with product MRIPLQLAVIFAICVAGEFLHRIVGIPLPGNIIGMVLLLALLCLKIIKPEQISGVSSFFLNHLALFFLPPSIAIMAVGDDVLSKWPLLLFLCIVFTLATLAVSGRCTQIFIRKQEYRENLALRAERHAQRLANRDASNNDKKGGHP from the coding sequence ATGAGAATACCGCTTCAGCTCGCCGTCATTTTCGCTATTTGCGTTGCGGGAGAATTTCTCCACCGCATCGTGGGAATCCCCCTGCCGGGAAACATTATCGGCATGGTCCTGCTCCTCGCATTACTTTGTCTTAAAATCATCAAGCCTGAGCAAATTTCAGGGGTTTCCAGCTTTTTCCTGAACCACCTCGCCCTATTTTTCCTCCCTCCGAGCATCGCCATTATGGCTGTAGGCGACGACGTCCTTTCGAAATGGCCCCTTTTGCTCTTTCTCTGCATCGTCTTCACGCTTGCCACCCTCGCCGTCAGCGGGCGTTGTACGCAGATTTTTATCCGTAAGCAGGAATACCGCGAGAACCTGGCCCTCCGCGCCGAACGTCACGCCCAACGCCTCGCCAACCGAGACGCCTCTAATAACGACAAGAAGGGAGGACATCCATGA
- a CDS encoding cellulase family glycosylhydrolase, with product MNFKTKTSLTLSAAALLVLSACGSDSSSSKPNAPEELPPVPADSTNVTDSTQTPVPADTATTTPADTASTPADTAVTPVDSVAEPTSKIVMPPEATDIVAAVTIPKEEGKGLLIDDFEDGDNMSLQGEFYWYDYNDNNGGADGDGASEIKSPVGADGFPVARKSDNGTNYAWAVYYALDKGEYKYDPYVGWGVTLDTEVDYTKYGGLTYWYKGGAHTVRVETSDVTNYDVHMMTMKAARTWTKAVIRFKDLAQEGWGGVEVDFDPAHITNISFQAKGNKKVDSLLIDNVYLQDTSEVEKDTADMEIKDPVIPEVTIGNIAITNPLQAKAMKYLNKGINITNWLEEDGTVFKGEFKFDEDDIKLMAENGVKSLRLPIDLDLYATNRDAFVADTADTTTLSYDDKNLFEVLDAFEEWTAKYGMSFVIDYHEYDNGYNTKTAINAKYTKMMAEVWKHVAAHYAENAREDIFFELLNEPDMKNGKVSTTNWRKAAQEIIDSIRTVDKKHSIIFGDVEWYSIKKLAAGKPLNDDNVIYAIHTYEPFVFTHQYANWTDLKKVKNLMFPYDKERWSEYSADFGVTKELPKWYKDDIFNYYKVGNKEYILNLILPAKEWAVENNVPVIINEFGAYNLKTDKQSVLNYMTAMREISDTLEIPLTHWGYTGGFALFESTNGVKGTKLIEGMDEAFGLGK from the coding sequence ATGAATTTCAAAACCAAGACCAGTCTCACCCTATCTGCGGCAGCGCTCCTTGTTCTGAGTGCCTGCGGAAGCGATTCCTCCAGCAGCAAGCCTAACGCACCGGAAGAGCTGCCCCCGGTTCCGGCAGACTCAACAAATGTCACAGACTCGACACAGACACCTGTGCCAGCTGACACTGCGACAACCACTCCCGCCGACACGGCATCCACCCCGGCAGACACCGCTGTCACTCCTGTAGACTCCGTCGCCGAACCCACAAGCAAGATTGTCATGCCGCCTGAAGCCACGGACATCGTAGCCGCAGTCACCATTCCCAAGGAAGAAGGCAAGGGTCTCCTGATCGATGACTTCGAAGACGGCGACAACATGTCCCTGCAGGGAGAATTCTACTGGTACGACTATAACGACAACAACGGCGGCGCAGATGGCGACGGTGCTTCCGAAATCAAGAGTCCCGTCGGCGCAGACGGATTCCCGGTAGCAAGAAAATCCGACAACGGCACCAACTACGCTTGGGCCGTCTACTACGCACTTGACAAGGGCGAATACAAGTATGATCCTTATGTCGGCTGGGGCGTGACCCTGGATACCGAAGTGGATTACACTAAATACGGTGGACTTACTTACTGGTACAAGGGTGGAGCTCATACCGTTCGCGTCGAAACCTCCGACGTAACCAATTACGATGTCCACATGATGACCATGAAGGCAGCCCGCACCTGGACCAAGGCGGTTATCCGCTTCAAGGATCTCGCCCAGGAAGGTTGGGGCGGTGTAGAAGTCGATTTCGACCCGGCCCACATCACCAACATCAGTTTCCAGGCCAAGGGAAACAAGAAGGTGGATTCCCTGCTTATCGATAACGTCTACCTGCAGGACACGAGCGAAGTTGAAAAGGATACGGCTGACATGGAAATCAAGGATCCTGTCATTCCTGAAGTCACCATTGGTAACATAGCCATTACCAACCCGCTCCAGGCCAAGGCAATGAAGTACCTGAACAAGGGTATCAACATTACCAACTGGCTCGAAGAAGACGGAACCGTATTCAAGGGAGAATTCAAGTTTGACGAGGACGACATAAAACTGATGGCCGAAAACGGCGTCAAGTCCCTGCGTCTGCCCATCGACCTTGACCTGTACGCCACCAACCGCGACGCCTTCGTTGCAGACACTGCCGATACGACCACCCTCTCCTACGACGACAAGAACCTGTTCGAAGTCCTCGACGCCTTTGAAGAATGGACCGCCAAGTATGGGATGTCCTTCGTTATTGACTACCACGAATACGACAACGGCTACAACACCAAGACCGCCATCAACGCCAAGTATACCAAGATGATGGCCGAAGTGTGGAAGCACGTTGCTGCCCACTACGCAGAAAATGCACGCGAAGACATCTTCTTTGAGCTGCTGAACGAACCCGACATGAAAAACGGCAAGGTCAGCACCACCAACTGGCGCAAGGCTGCACAGGAAATCATCGACTCCATCCGCACGGTCGACAAGAAACATTCTATTATCTTCGGCGATGTCGAATGGTATTCCATCAAGAAACTCGCAGCAGGCAAGCCGTTGAACGACGACAACGTCATCTACGCCATCCACACCTACGAGCCCTTCGTATTCACGCACCAGTACGCCAACTGGACAGACCTCAAGAAGGTCAAGAACCTGATGTTCCCCTACGACAAGGAAAGATGGTCCGAATACAGCGCCGACTTTGGTGTCACCAAAGAGCTCCCCAAGTGGTACAAGGACGACATTTTCAACTACTATAAAGTTGGCAACAAGGAATACATCCTCAACCTGATCCTACCCGCCAAGGAATGGGCCGTCGAAAACAATGTCCCGGTCATCATCAACGAATTCGGCGCCTACAACCTGAAAACAGACAAGCAGTCCGTGCTGAACTACATGACCGCCATGAGGGAAATCAGCGATACACTTGAAATTCCTCTCACCCATTGGGGCTACACCGGCGGATTCGCACTCTTCGAATCGACCAACGGCGTCAAGGGAACAAAGCTAATCGAAGGCATGGACGAAGCGTTCGGTCTTGGTAAGTAA
- a CDS encoding FISUMP domain-containing protein, producing the protein MFVALLAACGSSDSSSSNNDDNRYKEVKNADNLGDCSDENEGDSVYVASEKMYVTCLNGFWSEFTPPDTDTSAGKLNIYVAADDTIPSLSKLISCTYSYDGWLVFVASLNSYMLCEDYEWVEYKPKSSSSGDVESSDDNESYSEESSSSRRAQSSSSHVMTRDEILGPCTMANNGAVAMDSLDEIRVSGTDYYICRSGLWISADTYDMNTHGWSDTTDGAFREGMWSTFIFNPVSEECVTEEDSYTYQVYVYDRGWRVAKRDELCYGKACTAMTGGESIVWNGRTYVCSDTAWRQENVYGMDKSSFFASDVDYGSLTDARDGQVYKTVKIGTQVWMAENLNYADSLEDVVLQDGASFCYDDDSDNCAVGGRFYRWAAAMGLLSKYNNSRADTTLLKSSNHRGLCPEGWHIPDTTEWNTLIATVGKGNAHTLKTTGAWLFYADSINAATNTTGFSAAPMGTNSTSGVNSQILFCSTYQTDYDEFRYFSLSYSSNQLYSGSRDKEYPCFIRCLQDAASSQPEPDDPIDTDDSGETENN; encoded by the coding sequence TTGTTCGTTGCGCTACTTGCAGCTTGTGGCTCTTCGGACAGTTCCTCGTCGAATAATGACGACAATCGCTACAAAGAAGTGAAGAACGCCGATAATCTAGGAGACTGCTCCGATGAAAATGAAGGCGATTCTGTCTATGTCGCTTCGGAAAAGATGTACGTGACCTGTCTCAACGGTTTCTGGTCTGAGTTTACCCCTCCCGATACCGATACAAGTGCGGGCAAGTTGAACATCTATGTGGCCGCGGACGATACCATTCCGTCTCTTTCGAAGTTGATTTCCTGCACTTACAGCTATGACGGCTGGCTGGTCTTTGTGGCTTCGTTGAACTCCTATATGCTTTGCGAGGACTACGAATGGGTCGAGTATAAGCCGAAGTCCTCGTCGAGTGGAGATGTTGAATCGAGCGATGACAACGAGTCCTATTCCGAAGAGTCTTCCAGCAGTCGTAGGGCGCAGTCCTCTAGTTCCCATGTCATGACCCGTGATGAAATTCTCGGTCCTTGCACCATGGCAAACAACGGCGCCGTTGCGATGGATTCCCTGGATGAAATTCGCGTATCCGGGACAGACTACTATATCTGCCGCTCCGGTCTTTGGATTTCTGCGGATACCTATGACATGAATACCCATGGGTGGTCCGATACGACCGATGGCGCCTTCAGGGAAGGTATGTGGAGCACGTTTATTTTTAATCCTGTTTCGGAAGAGTGCGTAACGGAAGAAGATTCTTACACTTACCAGGTTTATGTCTATGACAGGGGTTGGCGTGTCGCTAAGAGAGATGAACTTTGCTACGGCAAGGCTTGCACGGCGATGACCGGTGGTGAATCTATTGTTTGGAATGGAAGAACGTATGTGTGCAGCGACACTGCCTGGCGGCAGGAAAATGTCTACGGCATGGACAAAAGCTCCTTCTTTGCGTCTGATGTCGATTACGGTTCGCTGACAGATGCCCGAGACGGTCAGGTCTATAAGACTGTGAAAATCGGGACGCAGGTGTGGATGGCCGAGAACCTGAACTATGCGGATTCCCTGGAGGATGTCGTGCTGCAGGATGGCGCCAGCTTCTGCTATGACGACGATTCCGACAACTGTGCTGTGGGCGGAAGGTTCTATCGATGGGCTGCTGCGATGGGCCTCTTGTCGAAGTATAATAATTCCCGTGCGGATACGACGTTGCTGAAAAGTTCCAATCACAGGGGGCTTTGCCCGGAAGGTTGGCATATTCCCGATACGACGGAATGGAACACCTTGATTGCAACCGTGGGTAAAGGAAACGCCCATACGCTCAAGACGACTGGTGCCTGGTTGTTCTATGCGGATTCCATCAATGCCGCGACCAATACGACTGGTTTCAGTGCCGCACCGATGGGTACCAATTCTACGAGCGGTGTGAACAGTCAGATTCTGTTCTGCTCGACTTACCAGACCGATTACGATGAGTTCCGCTATTTTAGCCTTTCTTATAGTTCCAATCAGCTTTATTCCGGAAGTCGCGACAAGGAATATCCGTGCTTTATCCGTTGCCTTCAGGATGCCGCCTCATCGCAGCCGGAGCCGGATGATCCTATAGATACTGACGATTCTGGCGAAACGGAAAATAATTAA
- a CDS encoding phosphomannomutase, which yields MENITQIWKKIQSPEFNPATDMGLVEQVKQVALTSQEPAKVSFGTSGWRGEIGSEFTLRNLQVVGAAIVRLYKEATPELFEALGVKDFAELQKRGVVVGHDNRLLGHEFCEAVADQFAKAGVKVYYGGEMPTPEFSACIEMLGAACSINMTPSHNPSHYNGIKFNPADGGPAGPEITNVITKLSNEMMATWKFEPVGKVDWEIIDSLKIYKEFLVKQGTIKFDRIKDFIKKGRLTLVCDHVHGSTRRRPAALLDNPECLITLRNEDDSLFGGIAPEPSSKNLEKVRKVLDESKSWFRLGAIFDPDGDRIRFYDGTREIDMNQFGAIAFHYMATWRKEQGCVAKSVATSNFVNIIAEKLGVPVMETPVGFKNFRPWLSRNAKQKALVAFEESDGISGLNNTLEKDAQFGLLIALEIMAVTGKNLGEYLDALYEEYGRFYPTRSGFEVDKSLVGEPLKAKVNAIADIAKPGAKVMVGNNEKTVKQLLTLDGVKIIFDDDSWMLVRPSGTEPKVRIYTECRNPDEKDPMFEAAKALFFKN from the coding sequence ATGGAAAACATTACGCAGATTTGGAAAAAGATTCAGTCCCCCGAATTCAACCCGGCTACCGATATGGGCCTGGTCGAACAGGTAAAGCAGGTCGCACTGACCTCCCAGGAGCCCGCCAAGGTGAGCTTTGGTACTTCTGGCTGGCGTGGCGAAATCGGTTCCGAATTTACGCTCCGCAACCTGCAGGTGGTGGGTGCCGCAATCGTCCGCCTCTATAAGGAAGCTACACCTGAACTTTTTGAAGCTCTCGGCGTGAAGGATTTTGCCGAACTCCAGAAGCGTGGCGTGGTCGTGGGTCACGACAACCGCTTGCTCGGTCACGAATTCTGCGAAGCCGTGGCTGACCAGTTCGCCAAGGCTGGTGTGAAGGTCTACTATGGCGGCGAAATGCCGACTCCGGAATTCAGCGCCTGCATCGAGATGCTCGGTGCCGCCTGCTCCATCAACATGACTCCGAGCCACAACCCGAGCCACTACAACGGCATCAAGTTTAACCCGGCCGATGGCGGTCCTGCCGGTCCGGAAATCACGAACGTGATTACCAAGCTCAGCAACGAAATGATGGCCACCTGGAAGTTTGAACCGGTAGGCAAGGTTGACTGGGAAATCATCGACTCCCTCAAGATTTACAAGGAATTCCTGGTCAAGCAGGGCACCATCAAGTTCGACCGCATCAAGGACTTTATCAAGAAGGGCCGCCTGACTCTCGTTTGCGACCATGTGCACGGTTCTACCCGTCGTCGTCCGGCTGCTCTCCTCGACAATCCGGAATGCCTCATTACGCTTCGCAACGAAGACGATTCTCTGTTCGGTGGTATCGCTCCGGAACCGTCCAGCAAGAACCTCGAAAAGGTCCGCAAGGTCCTTGACGAAAGCAAGTCCTGGTTCCGCCTGGGTGCCATTTTTGACCCGGATGGCGACCGTATCCGCTTCTACGACGGCACCCGCGAAATCGACATGAACCAGTTCGGCGCTATCGCTTTCCACTACATGGCTACCTGGCGCAAGGAACAGGGCTGCGTGGCTAAGTCCGTTGCTACCTCTAACTTTGTGAACATCATTGCCGAAAAGCTCGGCGTGCCCGTGATGGAAACTCCGGTGGGCTTCAAGAACTTCCGCCCGTGGCTTTCCCGTAACGCCAAGCAGAAGGCTCTCGTGGCATTCGAAGAATCTGACGGTATTTCGGGCCTCAACAACACGCTTGAGAAGGATGCCCAGTTCGGCCTCCTCATCGCTCTTGAAATCATGGCGGTGACCGGCAAGAACCTCGGTGAATACCTCGACGCCCTTTACGAAGAATACGGCCGCTTCTATCCGACTCGTTCGGGCTTCGAAGTGGACAAGTCCCTCGTTGGCGAACCGCTGAAGGCCAAGGTGAACGCCATCGCCGATATCGCGAAGCCGGGTGCAAAGGTCATGGTCGGTAACAACGAAAAGACCGTGAAGCAGCTCCTCACGCTCGATGGCGTTAAGATCATCTTCGACGATGACTCCTGGATGCTGGTGCGTCCGTCCGGTACCGAACCCAAGGTGCGCATTTATACGGAATGCCGCAACCCGGATGAAAAGGACCCGATGTTCGAGGCTGCCAAGGCTCTGTTCTTCAAGAATTAA
- a CDS encoding FISUMP domain-containing protein — translation MMNNKVLLLAFSAVSLSMLVACGGSSGSGSNTADVDYIFSNYSELTKSVSCNYSNDGKIAYLTDIESAKICSDGYWEDIDLVAKDTSSESKNIVADTVFNYSSLPSCNYSREDSVVYVRSLQINLVCDGYSWQEEALSEVPTSVSTMKALPTCVPSIAGAIVYVSGIGEDVICSEKRWVEYRHWLESSSSMNSSSSSYDDDDESSSSYKTDEESVLGKCSAENNGMLAYDSNHVLGYSSNYYYYCDGSWESWEAAPSEMIDTLGWGSAEDGIFRPGDYSYKSNRYRDLPAICNFNGEGGAVYFVHDGSWRLATDMEVCMLRLCNKSHTGDTELLEGYTYRCNGEDWVFDSLYSSAKVDRFKKGVTYGTLLDARDSNSYKTVVIGGKTWMAENLRYADTVATTTLKAGGSSCWRDDPNNCEIGGRTYKWAALMGIASTYNTQKYADSLVKKPVQGVCPSGWHVPDSTEWKSLISAANNSASMIKSETGWPYDEDAVLPNNALGFTAVPAGYTYSSYDYGNLGEVFCTMHQVGASSFVGYSVTYSSSYISRRETTKVSGCHLRCVQDTEE, via the coding sequence ATGATGAATAATAAGGTTCTTTTACTTGCTTTTTCTGCGGTTTCCCTGTCAATGCTCGTCGCCTGTGGCGGTAGCAGCGGCAGCGGTTCGAATACAGCCGACGTGGATTATATTTTCTCGAACTATTCGGAATTGACCAAGAGTGTCTCTTGCAACTATTCCAACGACGGTAAAATTGCCTATCTGACCGATATCGAGTCTGCAAAAATTTGCTCGGACGGTTACTGGGAAGATATTGATCTAGTTGCAAAGGATACGTCTTCTGAATCCAAGAACATCGTTGCCGATACGGTGTTTAACTACTCGAGCTTGCCGTCTTGCAACTACTCCAGGGAAGATTCCGTCGTTTATGTCCGTTCGCTCCAGATCAACCTGGTGTGCGATGGGTACAGCTGGCAGGAAGAGGCCCTGAGCGAGGTCCCGACCTCGGTTTCGACGATGAAGGCCTTGCCTACGTGCGTGCCGTCCATTGCCGGTGCGATTGTCTATGTGAGCGGAATTGGCGAAGACGTGATTTGCTCCGAGAAACGCTGGGTCGAATATCGCCACTGGCTTGAGTCGTCGTCTTCGATGAATTCTAGCAGTTCCTCGTACGATGACGATGATGAAAGTTCGTCTTCTTATAAGACTGACGAAGAATCGGTGCTCGGCAAGTGCTCCGCCGAAAATAACGGAATGCTCGCCTATGACAGCAACCATGTTCTTGGTTACAGCTCCAACTACTATTATTATTGCGATGGATCGTGGGAATCCTGGGAAGCCGCTCCGTCCGAAATGATCGATACGCTCGGATGGGGAAGCGCCGAAGACGGAATCTTCAGGCCGGGTGATTATTCCTACAAGAGCAATCGCTACAGGGATCTGCCTGCAATCTGCAACTTCAATGGCGAAGGCGGCGCCGTTTACTTTGTCCATGATGGTTCCTGGCGTCTTGCGACCGATATGGAAGTCTGTATGTTGCGCCTTTGCAATAAGAGCCACACCGGGGATACGGAATTGCTGGAAGGTTATACCTATAGGTGCAACGGCGAAGACTGGGTCTTTGATTCGCTTTACTCTAGCGCCAAGGTGGACCGCTTCAAGAAAGGCGTGACTTATGGAACTTTGCTGGATGCTCGCGATAGCAATTCCTACAAGACGGTTGTCATTGGCGGAAAAACCTGGATGGCTGAAAACCTGAGGTATGCGGATACAGTGGCGACGACTACTTTGAAGGCAGGCGGTTCTTCTTGCTGGCGCGACGATCCGAATAATTGCGAAATCGGTGGCCGTACCTATAAGTGGGCAGCCCTGATGGGGATCGCCAGTACCTACAATACGCAGAAATATGCGGATTCTCTTGTCAAGAAACCGGTTCAGGGCGTCTGTCCTTCTGGCTGGCACGTGCCGGATTCAACGGAATGGAAAAGCTTGATTTCGGCCGCGAACAATTCGGCATCCATGATTAAATCCGAAACCGGCTGGCCTTACGACGAAGATGCTGTGCTCCCGAACAATGCCTTGGGCTTTACCGCCGTTCCTGCGGGATATACTTACAGCTCTTATGATTACGGGAATCTCGGAGAAGTGTTCTGCACGATGCACCAGGTGGGGGCATCCTCATTTGTCGGCTACTCCGTGACGTACAGCTCGTCGTATATTTCTAGACGGGAAACGACGAAGGTGAGTGGCTGCCACTTAAGGTGCGTTCAGGATACGGAAGAATAA